A single region of the Candidatus Protochlamydia amoebophila UWE25 genome encodes:
- a CDS encoding leucine-rich repeat domain-containing protein, with product MNIPTLNYSYFVNTTTPSYYQSQEISDSPRDGDNSLGNPLANLEVTWAPTIQAPDLSSSPEEFQLSFQDGTSLTISHFQLDLLRKKSPYFKSFWSGNFQETLQHPLALTQKEFTHLLNCVMDVNFKVPLEEITSFIQLADYYELIEVVKNLEKQLIDGYKSQRFEPFSSTQKSLIGLKELLNFAQQCQLNILKNYLEFTVVSALLNQTSQLTEFKKILKFFSNEIEALNFSENTYLIDAHLLTLKNCKNLKVLYLQECHNLTDAGLSHLAPLVTLQHLNLSYCSKLTDAGLAHLTSLVTLQHLDLSKCYNLTDAGLTHLTPLAALQHLNLSYCSKLTDAGLAHLTSLVTLQHLDLTWCVNLTDVGLAHLTPLAALQHLNLSYCIKLTDVGLAHLTSLVALQHLDLTWCVNLTEVGLAHLTPLVTLQHLELSKCHNLTDAGLAHLTSLVALQHLNLSICKKITDVGLAHLTPLVALQHLDLSGCDKLTDVGLAHLTTLVALQHLDLTCCVNLTDAGLVHLKPLMALQHLNLSYCTNLTDAGLAHFKNLTTSLNLKLSR from the coding sequence TTGAATATTCCTACTTTAAATTATAGTTATTTTGTCAATACAACGACTCCTTCTTACTATCAATCTCAAGAAATTAGCGATTCTCCTAGAGATGGAGATAACTCCTTAGGCAACCCTTTGGCTAATCTAGAAGTAACTTGGGCACCAACAATTCAAGCTCCTGATCTTTCATCTTCACCTGAAGAATTTCAACTAAGTTTTCAAGATGGAACTTCTCTAACTATTTCTCATTTTCAACTAGATTTGCTAAGGAAAAAATCGCCCTATTTTAAGAGTTTTTGGTCAGGAAATTTTCAAGAAACCCTTCAACACCCTCTCGCTTTGACACAAAAGGAGTTTACGCATCTGCTTAATTGTGTCATGGATGTTAACTTTAAAGTTCCTTTGGAAGAGATCACTTCTTTCATTCAACTAGCCGATTATTATGAACTAATAGAAGTGGTGAAAAATTTAGAAAAGCAGTTAATTGATGGGTACAAATCACAGAGATTTGAACCCTTTAGCTCCACTCAAAAGAGTTTAATCGGATTAAAGGAGCTTTTGAATTTTGCGCAGCAATGTCAATTAAATATTTTGAAAAACTATTTAGAATTCACCGTTGTGAGTGCATTATTAAATCAAACTTCGCAGTTAACGGAGTTTAAAAAAATTTTAAAGTTTTTTTCAAATGAGATAGAAGCACTCAATTTTTCAGAGAATACTTATTTAATAGATGCTCATCTCTTAACTTTAAAAAATTGTAAAAATTTAAAAGTGCTTTATCTCCAAGAATGCCATAATCTCACGGATGCTGGGTTATCCCATTTGGCTCCCTTAGTGACTTTACAGCATTTAAACTTAAGCTATTGTAGCAAACTGACTGACGCAGGATTAGCGCATTTGACTTCCTTAGTGACTTTACAGCATTTAGATCTGAGTAAGTGCTATAATCTCACGGATGCTGGGTTAACACATTTGACTCCTTTAGCGGCTTTACAGCATTTAAACTTAAGCTATTGTAGCAAACTGACTGACGCAGGATTAGCGCATTTGACCTCCTTAGTGACTTTACAACATTTAGATCTGACTTGGTGCGTTAATCTCACCGATGTTGGATTAGCGCATTTGACTCCTTTAGCGGCTTTACAGCATTTAAACTTAAGCTATTGTATCAAACTCACTGACGTAGGATTAGCGCATTTGACCTCCTTAGTGGCTTTACAGCATTTAGATCTGACTTGGTGCGTTAATCTCACCGAAGTTGGATTAGCTCATTTGACACCCTTGGTTACTTTACAGCATTTAGAATTGAGTAAGTGCCATAATCTCACGGATGCTGGATTAGCGCATTTGACCTCCTTAGTGGCTTTACAGCATTTAAACTTGAGCATTTGTAAAAAAATTACGGATGTTGGATTAGCGCATTTGACTCCCTTAGTGGCTTTACAGCATTTAGATCTGAGTGGATGCGATAAGCTCACTGACGTAGGATTAGCACATTTGACCACCTTAGTGGCTTTACAGCATTTAGATCTGACTTGTTGCGTTAATCTCACTGACGCTGGATTAGTGCATTTGAAACCTTTAATGGCTTTACAGCATTTAAACTTGAGCTATTGTACAAATCTCACTGACGCTGGATTAGCGCATTTTAAAAACTTAACAACTTCACTCAATTTAAAACTTAGTAGATAA
- the atpC gene encoding ATP synthase F1 subunit epsilon, with product MLYPLSILTSEKNVFNEDVYSVNVPGADGYFEVLAHHATVIALLQPGKLTIINKDHQKLYFGITTGFIEVSHNSATIIADAIESVQEIDVERAKQSYERAKMRLESPDKHVDKERAKRSLNRAKNRIKLFLEIHPQVSFIPLKALLI from the coding sequence ATGCTTTATCCATTATCCATTTTAACTTCTGAAAAAAATGTCTTTAATGAAGACGTTTATTCTGTGAATGTACCAGGCGCTGATGGATACTTCGAAGTGCTAGCACATCATGCTACTGTAATCGCCTTGTTGCAGCCAGGGAAATTGACAATTATCAATAAAGATCATCAAAAGCTTTATTTCGGCATAACAACTGGATTTATTGAGGTTTCTCATAACAGTGCAACAATTATTGCTGATGCAATTGAATCCGTTCAAGAAATTGATGTCGAAAGGGCAAAGCAGTCTTATGAACGTGCTAAAATGCGTTTGGAGAGTCCTGATAAACACGTGGATAAAGAACGTGCAAAACGTTCCTTGAATAGAGCAAAAAATCGTATTAAACTGTTTTTAGAAATTCATCCACAAGTTAGTTTCATACCTCTCAAAGCATTATTAATTTAA
- the atpD gene encoding F0F1 ATP synthase subunit beta, giving the protein MAVGKVKQIVGPTLDIEFPPGQLPNILNAIKIIDPKDQRELIAEVAMHLGDNQVRCIALSSTDGLVREAQAVDTEAPISIPVGSPTLGRLLNVLGQPIDEMGAIENAEISPIHKASPTFEEQDTQGVIFETGIKVIDLLCPYTKGGKVGLFGGAGVGKSVIVMELIHNIATHHGGYSVFCGIGERTREGNDLWLEMKESGILSKTSLVFGQMNEPPGARMRVGLTGLTMAEHFRDQEHQNVLLFIDNIFRFVQAGSEVSALLGRMPSAVGYQPTLASEIGSLQERITSTKHGSITSVQAIYVPADDYTDPAPASIFPHLDAATTLSRQIAELGIYPAVDPLNSSSRILDPHVLGEEHYQVARQVQKVLQRYKDLQDIIAILGIDELSEEDQLTVSRARRIQKFLSQPFFVAETFTGKKGRFVKLPDTIKGFKMIVEGEMDNIPEQAFYMVGTIEEVFEKAEQMK; this is encoded by the coding sequence ATGGCGGTAGGAAAAGTCAAACAGATTGTAGGTCCCACATTAGATATCGAGTTTCCTCCTGGGCAGCTTCCAAACATTTTAAATGCGATTAAAATCATTGATCCCAAAGATCAACGAGAATTAATTGCTGAAGTTGCGATGCACTTAGGAGATAACCAAGTTCGTTGTATTGCCCTATCATCTACAGATGGTTTGGTGAGAGAAGCCCAAGCCGTTGATACTGAAGCTCCTATTTCTATTCCTGTGGGAAGTCCAACACTTGGCCGGCTCCTTAATGTCCTAGGTCAACCGATCGACGAAATGGGAGCTATCGAAAACGCTGAAATTTCTCCTATTCACAAAGCTTCCCCCACTTTCGAAGAGCAAGATACGCAGGGAGTCATTTTTGAAACAGGGATTAAGGTTATTGACCTTCTTTGCCCCTATACAAAAGGAGGGAAAGTTGGATTGTTTGGAGGGGCAGGAGTTGGTAAATCAGTCATTGTAATGGAATTAATTCATAACATTGCCACCCATCATGGAGGCTATTCTGTTTTTTGCGGAATCGGGGAAAGAACAAGAGAAGGAAATGATTTATGGTTAGAAATGAAAGAGTCCGGTATTCTCTCTAAGACTAGTCTCGTATTTGGCCAGATGAACGAACCTCCTGGGGCAAGAATGCGAGTAGGTTTAACAGGATTAACGATGGCAGAGCATTTTAGAGACCAAGAGCATCAAAATGTCCTTTTATTCATTGATAATATTTTCCGTTTTGTTCAAGCAGGATCAGAAGTTTCTGCGTTGCTAGGTAGAATGCCGTCCGCTGTCGGTTATCAGCCAACTTTAGCAAGTGAAATTGGAAGTTTACAAGAAAGAATCACTTCGACAAAGCATGGTTCTATTACCTCAGTCCAAGCGATTTATGTTCCAGCAGATGATTATACAGATCCGGCACCAGCTAGTATTTTTCCCCATTTAGATGCTGCAACAACTCTCTCGCGTCAAATTGCGGAACTGGGCATTTATCCAGCTGTAGATCCTTTAAATTCAAGTTCGCGGATTTTAGACCCCCACGTTTTAGGTGAAGAGCATTATCAGGTTGCTAGACAAGTGCAAAAAGTTTTGCAGCGTTATAAAGATTTGCAAGACATCATTGCAATTTTGGGAATTGATGAATTATCTGAAGAAGATCAGTTAACAGTTTCTCGTGCTCGTCGCATTCAAAAATTTTTATCGCAACCATTTTTTGTTGCCGAAACGTTTACAGGAAAAAAAGGACGTTTTGTTAAATTGCCTGATACTATCAAAGGATTCAAAATGATAGTAGAAGGCGAAATGGATAATATTCCTGAGCAAGCTTTTTATATGGTGGGAACAATTGAAGAAGTTTTCGAAAAAGCTGAGCAAATGAAATAA
- the atpG gene encoding ATP synthase F1 subunit gamma — MASLREIRKRLQSIQNIQQLTKAMEMVAASRLHQVQIKVKQAKPYVVKLSEILDRLSQITQDIKHPLLEQREVKKVGVVIVAADMGLSGPYNKDIFSAANKFLKTYAQEQVELILVGKKATDYYKKRPWNIRFEFGEWGEKLTSHQIKTFANQLMSWFLIGELDEIWLVYTHYVTMMTRKVMVEKFLNIQQISPKSEKSPVDYIFEPNPKQIYGAILFNYCMTKFQSILNESYASELAARIFAMKAATSNADDMIEKLTLVRNKVRQAGITKEMLEITSGAEGLK; from the coding sequence ATGGCTAGTTTAAGAGAAATTCGTAAGCGTTTACAGTCCATTCAAAACATTCAGCAGCTGACCAAAGCAATGGAAATGGTGGCAGCTTCTCGTTTGCACCAAGTTCAAATAAAAGTTAAACAAGCTAAGCCGTACGTCGTTAAACTTTCTGAAATTTTAGATCGTTTGAGTCAAATAACACAAGATATTAAACACCCTCTGTTAGAGCAGCGTGAAGTTAAGAAAGTTGGTGTTGTAATTGTAGCAGCTGATATGGGATTATCGGGACCTTATAATAAAGATATTTTCTCAGCCGCTAATAAATTTCTGAAAACATATGCTCAAGAGCAAGTTGAGCTAATTTTAGTCGGCAAAAAAGCAACCGACTATTATAAAAAACGACCTTGGAACATTCGATTTGAATTTGGTGAATGGGGAGAAAAACTAACATCACATCAAATAAAAACTTTTGCAAACCAATTGATGAGCTGGTTTTTAATTGGAGAATTGGATGAAATTTGGCTTGTTTATACGCATTATGTGACAATGATGACCCGTAAAGTCATGGTTGAGAAATTTTTAAATATTCAGCAAATCTCTCCCAAATCTGAAAAATCCCCCGTAGATTATATTTTTGAGCCAAATCCTAAGCAGATTTATGGAGCAATCTTATTTAATTATTGTATGACTAAATTCCAGTCAATTTTAAATGAATCTTATGCTTCAGAATTAGCTGCACGCATCTTTGCGATGAAGGCAGCCACATCAAATGCGGATGATATGATTGAAAAATTAACTTTGGTTCGTAATAAAGTACGACAAGCAGGCATCACTAAAGAGATGTTAGAAATCACTTCTGGAGCAGAAGGATTAAAGTAA
- the atpA gene encoding F0F1 ATP synthase subunit alpha, giving the protein MRLNPEEVSWVIQQEIEKYHEDLSLKFESAGRVLYVGDGIARVWGLDDVMMSELVEFPDGTLGIVLNLEIDNVGVIILGSDRNIREQDIVKRTGKIASVPVGEGMLGRVINALGQPIDGKGAIETKEFRAIESSAPGVVQRKPVNEPVQTGIKAIDSMIPIGRGQRELIIGDRQTGKTTVILDTIINQKNTGVCCIYVAIGQKSSTIAQVVKILEEHDAMKYTIIVAATASDPAALQYVAPYSATALGEHFMYNGKHVICFYDDLSKHAQAYREIALLLRRPPGREAYPGDIFYLHSRLLERSAKLSTELGGGSLTAVPVIETQANDVTTYIPTNVISITDGQIYLESDLFYAGVRPAINVGISASRVGGKAQSKAMKKVAASLRLDLAQYRELAAFAQFGSEMDKTTQAQLVRGERMIEVLKQDKFKPISLSKQVMIIFTGTKGFLDDLPLPFIKNFENEFYLFMDENHPHISNSIEQSLDLDQKTMEQLNEAVTKFKSDFKLRYQI; this is encoded by the coding sequence ATGCGTTTAAATCCTGAAGAAGTATCTTGGGTCATTCAACAAGAAATTGAAAAATATCATGAAGATCTCTCCTTAAAATTTGAATCTGCTGGACGTGTTTTGTATGTAGGAGATGGAATTGCGCGCGTCTGGGGTCTTGATGATGTGATGATGTCAGAACTTGTTGAATTTCCTGATGGAACATTAGGAATTGTTTTGAACCTTGAAATCGATAATGTGGGAGTCATCATTTTAGGTTCCGATCGAAATATTCGTGAACAAGACATCGTCAAAAGAACAGGAAAAATAGCTTCAGTTCCTGTCGGTGAGGGAATGCTAGGGCGTGTCATTAATGCTTTGGGACAACCAATTGACGGGAAAGGAGCAATTGAAACAAAAGAATTTAGAGCAATCGAAAGTTCAGCGCCAGGAGTTGTGCAAAGAAAACCTGTGAATGAACCCGTTCAAACAGGAATTAAGGCCATTGATTCTATGATCCCTATTGGACGCGGCCAAAGAGAATTAATCATTGGAGATAGACAAACAGGAAAAACGACTGTTATTCTTGATACAATCATTAATCAAAAAAATACGGGAGTTTGTTGTATTTATGTAGCGATTGGGCAAAAATCTTCTACAATTGCTCAAGTTGTCAAAATCTTAGAAGAACATGATGCAATGAAATATACGATAATTGTAGCTGCCACAGCTTCTGATCCCGCAGCGTTACAGTACGTCGCTCCCTATTCAGCAACGGCATTAGGTGAGCATTTCATGTACAATGGTAAGCATGTGATCTGCTTTTATGATGACCTTTCTAAACATGCACAAGCTTATCGAGAAATAGCTCTTCTTTTAAGAAGACCTCCTGGCCGTGAAGCCTATCCGGGAGATATTTTTTATTTACATTCTCGTTTACTTGAAAGATCCGCTAAATTAAGCACTGAATTAGGTGGGGGATCTTTGACAGCGGTACCTGTCATTGAAACTCAAGCGAATGACGTGACGACCTATATCCCTACAAACGTTATTTCTATTACAGACGGCCAAATTTATTTAGAGTCTGATCTTTTTTACGCAGGTGTGCGTCCAGCTATTAATGTGGGAATTTCAGCTTCTAGAGTTGGTGGAAAGGCTCAATCGAAAGCCATGAAAAAAGTTGCAGCAAGTCTACGTTTAGATTTAGCTCAATATCGTGAGTTAGCTGCATTTGCTCAATTTGGTTCTGAAATGGACAAAACAACGCAAGCTCAGCTTGTCCGTGGTGAAAGAATGATAGAAGTTTTAAAGCAAGACAAATTCAAACCTATTTCATTATCCAAACAAGTGATGATTATTTTTACAGGAACGAAGGGATTCTTGGATGATCTTCCTCTTCCTTTTATCAAAAATTTTGAAAATGAATTTTATCTATTCATGGATGAAAATCATCCTCATATTTCTAATTCGATTGAACAAAGCCTTGATTTAGATCAAAAAACGATGGAGCAATTAAACGAAGCTGTGACGAAATTTAAATCTGATTTTAAGTTACGCTATCAAATATAG
- the atpH gene encoding ATP synthase F1 subunit delta codes for MIAKGVSLRYSKALVDIATNPEQIKSHLLALEEFVGILETIPKLKELLFDPHLSTLTKKSILQRLFKDRLDETILNFLFVLIEKNRFKYIVDIRKEYHRLAKKRLGILEVRLLTAVSVSDIPQEKVRIKLQKTYQKEVEIQNVVNPDIVGGMILIMDHQIFDNSVKKRLAKLKVSLLTAKV; via the coding sequence ATGATAGCTAAAGGTGTTTCTTTAAGATATTCAAAAGCTTTAGTAGATATTGCAACAAATCCAGAACAAATCAAAAGCCATTTGTTGGCTTTAGAAGAGTTTGTGGGGATATTGGAAACCATTCCTAAGCTAAAAGAATTATTATTTGATCCTCACCTCAGTACTTTAACAAAAAAGAGTATCCTTCAACGATTGTTTAAAGATCGTTTAGATGAAACTATTTTAAATTTTCTGTTCGTGTTAATTGAAAAAAATCGTTTTAAATACATTGTGGATATCAGAAAAGAATATCATCGCTTAGCTAAAAAACGGTTGGGAATTTTAGAAGTTCGCTTGTTAACTGCTGTTTCCGTGAGTGACATACCTCAAGAAAAAGTTCGAATAAAACTACAAAAAACTTATCAGAAAGAAGTTGAAATTCAAAATGTTGTCAATCCAGATATAGTTGGAGGGATGATTCTGATCATGGATCATCAAATTTTTGATAACAGTGTGAAGAAAAGACTTGCAAAACTAAAAGTTAGCTTATTAACGGCTAAGGTCTAG
- the atpF gene encoding F0F1 ATP synthase subunit B: MNFEIEQILTQIIAFLIMLGVLKKFVWKRLLNLIEERKQLIQSEFDKIENQKEEVTKLSEEYKAKLHDIDAEARRRIQEAVVKGRDIAHDIEQETRQKVTSLLNNAQEEMKLELAQAKEQLKKDVINISFAITEKLIHEKVDISKHQKLVEEAVEQVEIR; encoded by the coding sequence ATGAATTTTGAAATTGAGCAAATTTTAACTCAAATCATCGCTTTTTTAATTATGCTAGGGGTTTTAAAAAAGTTCGTTTGGAAACGCCTTCTTAATTTAATAGAAGAGCGAAAGCAACTGATTCAATCAGAATTTGATAAAATCGAAAATCAAAAAGAAGAAGTGACAAAGCTTTCTGAAGAGTATAAAGCTAAGTTACATGATATTGATGCTGAAGCTCGTCGGAGAATTCAAGAAGCCGTTGTTAAAGGGAGAGATATTGCTCATGATATTGAGCAAGAAACTCGCCAAAAAGTAACTTCTCTTTTGAATAATGCTCAGGAGGAAATGAAGCTAGAGTTAGCTCAAGCTAAAGAGCAATTGAAAAAAGATGTCATTAATATCTCCTTCGCTATTACAGAAAAGCTTATCCATGAAAAAGTGGATATAAGTAAACATCAAAAATTAGTTGAAGAAGCTGTAGAGCAAGTTGAAATCCGATGA
- the atpE gene encoding ATP synthase F0 subunit C, translating to MSIGTALALSAPFAVGLAALGSGLGLGRAVSSAMEAIGRQPEASGKILTTMIIGAALIEALTIYALIVFFVVLEKMA from the coding sequence ATGAGTATTGGAACAGCATTAGCTCTCTCTGCTCCATTTGCAGTCGGTCTTGCAGCATTAGGATCAGGTCTTGGTCTTGGTCGTGCTGTGAGTAGTGCAATGGAAGCTATAGGTCGTCAACCTGAAGCATCTGGTAAAATTTTGACGACAATGATTATTGGCGCTGCTTTGATTGAAGCCCTAACAATTTATGCTTTAATTGTGTTCTTCGTTGTTTTAGAAAAAATGGCATAA
- the atpB gene encoding F0F1 ATP synthase subunit A → MIMGQYLFWLANAHEPIENRIPELPNFISVLYHRFQHTTWAQFLHRWENIIFAILVASLISLVAYLGARKKEIIPSKFQNLLEIAVEKFSHLILEVLGPEGKAYIPFLGTLFIYIFTMNIFGMVPLMKAPSSSLNITAALAICVFCLVQFLNIRNMGIFGFLYHLAGSPKSMLEWLLAPLMFSLEIISQLSRPLTLALRLFGNVLGEDILIGTFALMGVVMISSVETFVGIPLQLPFMFLGLLTSFMQALVFTLLSTVYILLSMHKEGEKN, encoded by the coding sequence ATGATTATGGGGCAATATTTATTCTGGCTTGCTAATGCTCACGAACCAATTGAAAATCGAATACCAGAATTACCTAATTTTATTTCCGTGCTCTATCATCGTTTTCAACATACAACTTGGGCGCAGTTTTTACATCGTTGGGAAAATATCATTTTTGCCATTCTCGTTGCCAGTCTCATTTCTTTAGTGGCCTATTTAGGTGCGCGAAAAAAAGAAATTATCCCATCGAAATTTCAGAATCTATTAGAAATCGCAGTGGAGAAATTTAGTCATTTAATATTAGAAGTGTTAGGTCCTGAAGGAAAAGCTTACATTCCGTTTTTAGGAACGCTATTTATCTACATTTTTACTATGAATATATTTGGAATGGTTCCTTTAATGAAAGCGCCTTCGTCTAGTTTGAATATTACCGCAGCTTTGGCGATTTGTGTATTCTGTTTAGTTCAATTTTTGAATATACGAAATATGGGAATTTTTGGTTTTTTATATCATTTGGCTGGCTCGCCCAAAAGTATGCTAGAGTGGCTCCTTGCTCCTTTAATGTTTTCTTTGGAAATCATTTCACAGCTTTCTCGCCCCCTTACTCTTGCTCTACGTTTATTTGGAAACGTGCTTGGAGAAGATATCTTAATAGGAACATTTGCTTTAATGGGAGTTGTTATGATTTCTTCTGTTGAGACATTCGTAGGCATTCCTTTGCAACTTCCTTTTATGTTTCTGGGCTTACTTACAAGCTTTATGCAAGCTTTAGTCTTTACTTTATTAAGTACGGTCTATATTTTATTATCTATGCACAAAGAAGGTGAAAAAAACTGA
- a CDS encoding AtpZ/AtpI family protein has translation MTIPFVLAISPIIGWLIGGWLDQKLETTPYLTYIGLFLGFVAGFRELYRMIKRFGNGD, from the coding sequence ATGACAATCCCTTTCGTTTTGGCTATTTCTCCTATTATTGGGTGGTTAATTGGGGGGTGGTTGGATCAAAAATTGGAAACAACTCCTTATTTAACCTATATCGGACTATTCTTAGGTTTTGTAGCTGGTTTCAGAGAATTATATCGAATGATTAAGCGGTTTGGTAATGGAGATTAA
- a CDS encoding ATP synthase subunit C has translation MDINMVGPAMALGLSSMGCSIGCWIAGSASHAAMSRTEEGHGKFIGMAAAPSSQVIYGFLLMLQMSRAIQAGTLSPFSAIAIGIFSGLAIGLSSIYQGKVCATGIQASLKQPSVYGKCFAAIGIIESFALFAFVFALLII, from the coding sequence ATGGATATTAATATGGTTGGCCCTGCAATGGCACTAGGATTGAGTAGTATGGGATGCAGTATTGGATGTTGGATTGCAGGGTCAGCTTCTCATGCAGCCATGAGTCGGACTGAAGAAGGGCATGGTAAGTTTATTGGAATGGCTGCAGCCCCTTCTTCTCAAGTTATTTATGGATTTTTGCTTATGTTACAAATGAGCCGTGCAATTCAAGCAGGAACGCTATCTCCTTTTTCTGCTATTGCAATTGGGATTTTTTCTGGTTTAGCAATTGGGCTTTCCTCTATTTATCAAGGCAAGGTTTGCGCGACAGGGATTCAAGCTTCTCTTAAACAACCCTCCGTGTATGGTAAATGTTTTGCTGCAATTGGAATTATTGAATCATTTGCATTATTTGCATTTGTCTTTGCACTTTTGATTATATAA
- a CDS encoding V-type ATP synthase subunit I, with protein sequence MRKDVKKFLFLGLADEKKSFFQQAQKLGFIHFIDPCQTSNRDIPEAIEKLTTAIKILRGLPFVEQEENYQPLNSNTIVENILSLCKKSEKKQEEIRVLRLEMSRIEIFGNFSLEDIYFIENAGKRKIQFFVARSSAFKEQDPPDELIYISSNQGLDYYFAINEQSVSYDKLIEIKINRSLQNLNQQLIEANSERRRIDHQLKELAKYNEFLHHALVNKLNSHHLNHAQTYVQQTMDGLLFAVEGWVPANKVDQIEKVTKALNVYIDEVAIEASDVIPTYLENSGFSRLGEDLVNIYDTPSSSDHDPSNWVLWCFTLFFAFIIGDAGYGFIYLALALFLRYKYPDLKGLSKRLLNLFTILCVGCIVWGTLMTSFFGMQIDINNPIRKISLVQWLSKEKIAYHIAHQDSTYQKWLQAYPTLANHADAHEFVSFIPDWEPSKGPVILSMISDTIMFELALFIGVVHLLLSLLRYGLRNIPNLGWAAFLIGAYLYFPSHLQAPSFLNFIGNVDLNEGGKIGLQFMIGGIAFAWITSIWKNGWTGIFEITVLIQVFADVLSYLRLYALALAGAVVGATVNEIASGLPLLASFFLVMIAHFVNLILGTMGGVIHGLRLNFLEWYHYSFEGGGKKFQPLKLLKIE encoded by the coding sequence ATGCGTAAAGATGTTAAAAAATTCTTATTTCTTGGATTAGCAGATGAAAAAAAATCTTTTTTTCAACAAGCTCAAAAACTTGGGTTTATTCACTTTATTGATCCTTGCCAAACTTCAAACCGTGATATACCTGAAGCTATAGAAAAATTGACTACTGCAATAAAAATTTTGCGTGGCTTACCTTTCGTTGAACAAGAGGAAAATTATCAACCCTTAAACTCAAACACGATAGTAGAAAATATTCTTTCGCTATGTAAAAAAAGTGAGAAAAAACAAGAAGAAATCCGTGTATTAAGATTAGAAATGTCACGGATTGAAATTTTTGGGAATTTTTCTTTAGAAGATATTTATTTCATTGAAAATGCAGGTAAACGAAAAATTCAATTTTTTGTTGCACGCTCTAGTGCGTTTAAAGAACAAGATCCGCCTGATGAGTTGATTTATATCTCTTCAAACCAAGGTTTGGATTATTACTTTGCTATTAACGAACAATCAGTTTCTTATGATAAACTCATTGAAATTAAGATCAATCGATCTTTGCAAAACTTAAATCAACAATTAATTGAAGCAAATTCAGAAAGAAGACGAATTGATCATCAACTTAAAGAGTTAGCAAAATACAATGAATTTTTGCATCATGCCCTAGTAAATAAACTCAATAGTCATCATCTTAATCACGCACAGACCTATGTTCAACAAACGATGGATGGTTTACTATTCGCTGTTGAAGGATGGGTGCCGGCGAACAAAGTTGATCAAATAGAAAAAGTCACGAAAGCTTTAAATGTCTATATTGATGAAGTGGCAATTGAAGCCTCAGATGTTATTCCTACTTATTTAGAAAATAGTGGTTTTAGTAGATTGGGAGAAGATTTAGTTAATATTTATGATACACCGTCATCTTCAGATCATGATCCTTCAAATTGGGTTCTTTGGTGTTTTACGCTCTTTTTTGCTTTTATTATCGGTGATGCCGGTTACGGATTTATTTATTTAGCTTTAGCACTTTTTCTTCGTTACAAATATCCTGATTTGAAAGGTTTAAGTAAACGTTTACTGAATCTTTTTACTATTTTATGTGTAGGATGTATTGTGTGGGGGACTTTGATGACCTCGTTTTTTGGGATGCAAATCGATATCAATAATCCCATACGTAAAATTTCTCTCGTACAATGGTTATCAAAGGAAAAAATTGCTTATCACATTGCTCATCAGGATAGTACTTACCAAAAATGGCTTCAAGCATATCCTACATTAGCAAATCATGCTGATGCTCATGAGTTTGTTTCGTTTATTCCAGATTGGGAGCCAAGCAAAGGCCCAGTTATTTTAAGTATGATCAGTGATACAATTATGTTTGAATTGGCTTTATTTATTGGTGTCGTTCATCTTTTGCTATCGTTGTTGCGCTATGGATTGCGCAACATTCCAAATTTAGGGTGGGCCGCATTTCTGATTGGAGCTTACCTTTATTTCCCTTCTCACCTTCAAGCTCCAAGTTTTCTTAATTTTATTGGAAATGTGGATTTGAATGAAGGGGGAAAAATAGGTTTACAATTTATGATAGGGGGTATTGCTTTTGCATGGATAACCTCTATTTGGAAAAATGGGTGGACGGGAATTTTTGAAATCACAGTTTTAATTCAAGTTTTTGCCGATGTCTTATCTTATTTACGTCTTTATGCTTTGGCTCTGGCCGGAGCTGTTGTGGGCGCGACAGTCAATGAAATTGCCAGTGGATTACCCTTATTAGCTTCTTTCTTTTTGGTTATGATTGCCCATTTTGTGAATTTGATTTTGGGAACAATGGGAGGAGTAATTCATGGATTGCGACTTAACTTTTTAGAGTGGTATCACTACTCTTTTGAGGGGGGAGGAAAAAAATTTCAACCACTTAAATTATTAAAAATCGAGTAA